The following are encoded in a window of Cygnus atratus isolate AKBS03 ecotype Queensland, Australia chromosome 8, CAtr_DNAZoo_HiC_assembly, whole genome shotgun sequence genomic DNA:
- the SELP gene encoding P-selectin isoform X8 — protein MGGRRGLGGRGPGLAPPGVPFCTSPGAWPSPARCGGLLQQGTAAGQRFAGRTGALGSRGVCYLGIAAITWGMVTQVEAWTYSYSDQGIYSWEQARNYCRTFFTDLVAIQNKEEIGYLNATLPFHKQYYWIGIRKQNSVWTWVGTNKALTKEAENWAKGEPNNRRSNQDCVEIYIKRQQEAGKWNDEPCNKRKTALCYKASCQASTCRPHGECVEVIKSYRCECHPGFEGDECGTAVQCPTLNPKGARMTCSHPFGDFRYNSTCDFVCPEGFERRGAGTLQCLASRQWSAETPTCAAVTCPELAAPRSGQVNCSHPHGASAFSSTCDFSCQEGFEVTGPERLWCTAGGAWSGAPPHCKAITCPVLRAPEHGEMNCSHLHENFSFSSTCAFSCQPGFELIGPESRECTAMGTWSEEPPQCKAITCPVLRAPEHGEMNCSHLHKNFSFSSTCAFSCQQGFELIGPESSECTAMGTWSGDTPQCKAITCPVLRAPEHGEMNCSHLHENFSFSCTCAFSCQPGFELIGPESRECTAMGTWSGDTPQCKAITCPVLRAPEHGEMNCSHLHESFSFSSTCAFSCQPGFELTGPESSECTAMGTWSGDTPQCKAITCPVLRAPEHGEMNCSHLHENFSFSSTCAFSCQQGFELTGPETSECTAMGTWSGDTPQCKAITCPVLRAPEHGEMNCSHLHGSFTFTSTCAFSCQPGFELIGPESRECTAMGTWSGDTPQCKAITCPMLRAPEHGKMNCSHLYGSFTFTSTCAFSCQPGFELKGSQSRVCMAMRTWTGDTPRCRAISCPVLEPPSRGRLNCSHPHGNFTYNSTCTFSCEDGFVQMGARLLRCQATGNWTSHSPVCKEDAAPFLKQVLVYTSSSALVVAGVVLSGTLLALLAKRLSDREEKKKLLNPTSDLGSPGVFTNVAYDSNL, from the exons ATGGGGGGCCGGAGAGGTCTCGGTGGCCGTGGACCGGGGCTGGCCCCTCCGGGGGTGCCCTTCTGCACCTCCCCGGGGGCTTGGCCAAGCCCTGCTCGTTGCGGTGGGCTCCTGCAACAG GGCACCGCCGCGGGACAGCGCTTTGCTGGGAGGACGGGGGCTCTTGGCTCTCGTGGCGTCTGCTACCTGGGCATTGCTGCCATCACATGGG GCATGGTGACACAGGTGGAGGCCTGGACGTACAGCTACAGCGACCAAGGGATCTACTCATGGGAGCAGGCCAGGAACTACTGCCGgaccttcttcactgacctggTGGCCATCCAGAACAAGGAGGAGATCGGGTACCTGAACGCCACCCTGCCCTTCCACAAGCAGTACTACTGGATCGGCATCCGCAAGCAGAACAGCGTCTGGACCTGGGTGGGCACCAACAAGGCGCTGACAAAGGAGGCGGAGAACTGGGCGAAGGGGGAGCCCAACAACCGCCGCTCCAACCAGGACTGCGTGGAGATCTACATCAAGCGGCAGCAGGAGGCGGGCAAGTGGAACGACGAGCCCTGCAACAAGAGGAAGACGGCGCTGTGCTACAAAG cctcctgccaggCCTCCACCTGCCGCCCGCACGGCGAGTGCGTGGAGGTCATCAAGAGTTACAGGTGCGAGTGCCACCCCGGCTTCGAAGGGGACGAATGCGGTACCG CTGTGCAGTGCCCCACGCTCAACCCCAAAGGAGCACGCATGACCTGCAGCCATCCCTTCGGAGACTTCCGCTACAACTCCACCTGCGACTTCGTGTGCCCAGAGGGGTTTGAGCGGCGAGGTGCGGGCACGCTGCAGTGCCTGGCTTCACGGCAGTGGTCAGCGGAGACCCCCACGTGTGCAG CCGTCACCTGCCCCGAGCTGGCGGCTCCCAGAAGCGGCCAGGTCAATTGCTCCCACCCACATGGAGCCTCCGCCTTCAGCTCCACGTGTGACTTCTCCTGCCAGGAGGGCTTCGAGGTGACGGGACCGGAGAGACTGTGGTGCACGGCTGGGGGGGCCTGGTCGGGGGCACCCCCACACTGCAAAG CCATCACCTGCCCGGTGCTCAGGGCTCCAGAGCATGGAGAGATGAACTGCTCCCATCTTCATGAGAACTTCAGCTTCAGTTCCACGTGTGCCTTCTCCTGCCAGCCAGGGTTTGAGCTCATAGGGCCAGAAAGCCGTGAGTGCACAGCCATGGGGACCTGGTCCGAGGAACCTCCACAATGCAAAG CCATCACCTGCCCGGTGCTCAGGGCTCCAGAGCACGGAGAGATGAACTGCTCCCACCTTCACAAGAACTTCAGCTTCAGTTCCACGTGTGCCTTCTCCTGCCAGCAGGGGTTTGAGCTTATAGGGCCAGAAAGCAGTGAATGCACAGCCATGGGGACCTGGTCTGGGGACACCCCACAGTGTAAAG CCATCACCTGCCCAGTGCTCAGGGCTCCAGAGCACGGAGAGATGAACTGCTCCCACCTTCATGAGAACTTCAGCTTCAGTTGCACGTGTGCCTTCTCCTGCCAGCCAGGGTTTGAGCTTATAGGGCCAGAGAGCCGTGAATGCACAGCCATGGGGACCTGGTCTGGGGACACCCCACAATGCAAAG CCATCACCTGCCCGGTGCTCAGGGCTCCAGAGCACGGAGAGATGAACTGCTCCCACCTTCATGAGAGCTTCAGCTTCAGTTCCACGTGTGCCTTCTCCTGCCAGCCAGGGTTTGAGCTCACAGGGCCAGAAAGCAGTGAATGCACAGCCATGGGGACCTGGTCTGGGGACACCCCACAGTGTAAAG CCATCACCTGCCCGGTGCTCAGGGCTCCAGAGCACGGAGAGATGAACTGCTCCCACCTTCATGAGAACTTCAGCTTCAGTTCCACGTGTGCCTTCTCCTGCCAGCAGGGGTTTGAGCTCACAGGGCCAGAAACCAGTGAATGCACAGCCATGGGGACCTGGTCTGGGGACACCCCACAGTGCAAAG CCATCACCTGCCCGGTGCTCAGGGCTCCAGAGCACGGAGAGATGAACTGCTCCCACCTTCATGGGAGCTTCACCTTCACCTCCACGTGTGCCTTCTCCTGCCAGCCAGGGTTTGAGCTTATAGGGCCAGAGAGCCGTGAGTGCACAGCCATGGGGACCTGGTCCGGAGACACCCCACAGTGTAAAG CCATCACCTGCCCAATGCTCAGGGCTCCAGAGCATGGAAAGATGAACTGCTCCCATCTCTATGGGAGCTTCACCTTCACCTCCACGTGTGCCTTCTCCTGCCAGCCAGGGTTTGAGCTGAAAGGGTCGCAGAGCCGTGTGTGCATGGCCATGAGAACCTGGACTGGGGACACCCCACGATGCAGAG CCATCAGCTGCCCAGTGCTGGAGCCCCCGAGCCGAGGCCGCCTGAACTGCTCTCACCCTCACGGCAACTTCACGTACAACTCCACCTGCACCTTTTCCTGCGAGGATGGATTTGTCCAGATGGGAGCACGGCTGCTCAGGTGTCAGGCCACGGGGAACTGGACCAGCCATTCCCCTGTCTGCAAAG AGGATGCTGCACCCTTCTTAAAGCAAGTCCTGGTTTacaccagcagcagtgctctggTGGTAGCTGGTGTTGTGCTCTCCGGGACGCTCCTTGCCTTACTCGCCAAACGGCTCAGCGACAGAG aggagaagaagaagctCCTGAACCCCACCAG CGACCTCGGATCACCAGGTGTCTTCACCAACGTAGCCTACGACTCCAACTTGTGA
- the SELP gene encoding P-selectin isoform X2 has product MGGRRGLGGRGPGLAPPGVPFCTSPGAWPSPARCGGLLQQGTAAGQRFAGRTGALGSRGVCYLGIAAITWGMVTQVEAWTYSYSDQGIYSWEQARNYCRTFFTDLVAIQNKEEIGYLNATLPFHKQYYWIGIRKQNSVWTWVGTNKALTKEAENWAKGEPNNRRSNQDCVEIYIKRQQEAGKWNDEPCNKRKTALCYKASCQASTCRPHGECVEVIKSYRCECHPGFEGDECGTAVQCPTLNPKGARMTCSHPFGDFRYNSTCDFVCPEGFERRGAGTLQCLASRQWSAETPTCAAVTCPELAAPRSGQVNCSHPHGASAFSSTCDFSCQEGFEVTGPERLWCTAGGAWSGAPPHCKAITCPVLRAPEHGEMNCSHLHENFSFSSTCAFSCQPGFELIGPESRECTAMGTWSEEPPQCKAITCPVLRAPEHGEMNCSHLHKNFSFSSTCAFSCQQGFELIGPESSECTAMGTWSGDTPQCKAITCPVLRAPEHGEMNCSHLHENFSFSCTCAFSCQPGFELIGPESRECTAMGTWSGDTPQCKAITCPVLRAPEHGEMNCSHLHENFSFSSTCAFSCQQGFELIGPESRECTAMGTWSGDTPQCKAITCPVLRAPEHGEMNCSHLHESFSFSSTCAFSCQPGFELTGPESSECTAMGTWSGDTPQCKAITCPVLRAPEHGEMNCSHLHENFSFSSTCAFSCQQGFELTGPETSECTAMGTWSGDTPQCKAITCPVLRAPEHGEMNCSHLHGSFTFTSTCAFSCQPGFELIGPESRECTAMGTWSGDTPQCKAITCPMLRAPEHGKMNCSHLYGSFTFTSTCAFSCQPGFELKGSQSRVCMAMRTWTGDTPRCRAISCPVLEPPSRGRLNCSHPHGNFTYNSTCTFSCEDGFVQMGARLLRCQATGNWTSHSPVCKEDAAPFLKQVLVYTSSSALVVAGVVLSGTLLALLAKRLSDREEKKKLLNPTSDLGSPGVFTNVAYDSNL; this is encoded by the exons ATGGGGGGCCGGAGAGGTCTCGGTGGCCGTGGACCGGGGCTGGCCCCTCCGGGGGTGCCCTTCTGCACCTCCCCGGGGGCTTGGCCAAGCCCTGCTCGTTGCGGTGGGCTCCTGCAACAG GGCACCGCCGCGGGACAGCGCTTTGCTGGGAGGACGGGGGCTCTTGGCTCTCGTGGCGTCTGCTACCTGGGCATTGCTGCCATCACATGGG GCATGGTGACACAGGTGGAGGCCTGGACGTACAGCTACAGCGACCAAGGGATCTACTCATGGGAGCAGGCCAGGAACTACTGCCGgaccttcttcactgacctggTGGCCATCCAGAACAAGGAGGAGATCGGGTACCTGAACGCCACCCTGCCCTTCCACAAGCAGTACTACTGGATCGGCATCCGCAAGCAGAACAGCGTCTGGACCTGGGTGGGCACCAACAAGGCGCTGACAAAGGAGGCGGAGAACTGGGCGAAGGGGGAGCCCAACAACCGCCGCTCCAACCAGGACTGCGTGGAGATCTACATCAAGCGGCAGCAGGAGGCGGGCAAGTGGAACGACGAGCCCTGCAACAAGAGGAAGACGGCGCTGTGCTACAAAG cctcctgccaggCCTCCACCTGCCGCCCGCACGGCGAGTGCGTGGAGGTCATCAAGAGTTACAGGTGCGAGTGCCACCCCGGCTTCGAAGGGGACGAATGCGGTACCG CTGTGCAGTGCCCCACGCTCAACCCCAAAGGAGCACGCATGACCTGCAGCCATCCCTTCGGAGACTTCCGCTACAACTCCACCTGCGACTTCGTGTGCCCAGAGGGGTTTGAGCGGCGAGGTGCGGGCACGCTGCAGTGCCTGGCTTCACGGCAGTGGTCAGCGGAGACCCCCACGTGTGCAG CCGTCACCTGCCCCGAGCTGGCGGCTCCCAGAAGCGGCCAGGTCAATTGCTCCCACCCACATGGAGCCTCCGCCTTCAGCTCCACGTGTGACTTCTCCTGCCAGGAGGGCTTCGAGGTGACGGGACCGGAGAGACTGTGGTGCACGGCTGGGGGGGCCTGGTCGGGGGCACCCCCACACTGCAAAG CCATCACCTGCCCGGTGCTCAGGGCTCCAGAGCATGGAGAGATGAACTGCTCCCATCTTCATGAGAACTTCAGCTTCAGTTCCACGTGTGCCTTCTCCTGCCAGCCAGGGTTTGAGCTCATAGGGCCAGAAAGCCGTGAGTGCACAGCCATGGGGACCTGGTCCGAGGAACCTCCACAATGCAAAG CCATCACCTGCCCGGTGCTCAGGGCTCCAGAGCACGGAGAGATGAACTGCTCCCACCTTCACAAGAACTTCAGCTTCAGTTCCACGTGTGCCTTCTCCTGCCAGCAGGGGTTTGAGCTTATAGGGCCAGAAAGCAGTGAATGCACAGCCATGGGGACCTGGTCTGGGGACACCCCACAGTGTAAAG CCATCACCTGCCCAGTGCTCAGGGCTCCAGAGCACGGAGAGATGAACTGCTCCCACCTTCATGAGAACTTCAGCTTCAGTTGCACGTGTGCCTTCTCCTGCCAGCCAGGGTTTGAGCTTATAGGGCCAGAGAGCCGTGAATGCACAGCCATGGGGACCTGGTCTGGGGACACCCCACAATGCAAAG CCATCACCTGCCCAGTGCTCAGGGCTCCAGAGCATGGAGAGATGAACTGCTCCCACCTTCATGAGAACTTCAGCTTCAGTTCCACGTGTGCCTTCTCCTGCCAGCAAGGGTTTGAGCTCATAGGGCCAGAAAGCCGTGAGTGCACAGCCATGGGGACCTGGTCTGGGGACACCCCACAATGCAAAG CCATCACCTGCCCGGTGCTCAGGGCTCCAGAGCACGGAGAGATGAACTGCTCCCACCTTCATGAGAGCTTCAGCTTCAGTTCCACGTGTGCCTTCTCCTGCCAGCCAGGGTTTGAGCTCACAGGGCCAGAAAGCAGTGAATGCACAGCCATGGGGACCTGGTCTGGGGACACCCCACAGTGTAAAG CCATCACCTGCCCGGTGCTCAGGGCTCCAGAGCACGGAGAGATGAACTGCTCCCACCTTCATGAGAACTTCAGCTTCAGTTCCACGTGTGCCTTCTCCTGCCAGCAGGGGTTTGAGCTCACAGGGCCAGAAACCAGTGAATGCACAGCCATGGGGACCTGGTCTGGGGACACCCCACAGTGCAAAG CCATCACCTGCCCGGTGCTCAGGGCTCCAGAGCACGGAGAGATGAACTGCTCCCACCTTCATGGGAGCTTCACCTTCACCTCCACGTGTGCCTTCTCCTGCCAGCCAGGGTTTGAGCTTATAGGGCCAGAGAGCCGTGAGTGCACAGCCATGGGGACCTGGTCCGGAGACACCCCACAGTGTAAAG CCATCACCTGCCCAATGCTCAGGGCTCCAGAGCATGGAAAGATGAACTGCTCCCATCTCTATGGGAGCTTCACCTTCACCTCCACGTGTGCCTTCTCCTGCCAGCCAGGGTTTGAGCTGAAAGGGTCGCAGAGCCGTGTGTGCATGGCCATGAGAACCTGGACTGGGGACACCCCACGATGCAGAG CCATCAGCTGCCCAGTGCTGGAGCCCCCGAGCCGAGGCCGCCTGAACTGCTCTCACCCTCACGGCAACTTCACGTACAACTCCACCTGCACCTTTTCCTGCGAGGATGGATTTGTCCAGATGGGAGCACGGCTGCTCAGGTGTCAGGCCACGGGGAACTGGACCAGCCATTCCCCTGTCTGCAAAG AGGATGCTGCACCCTTCTTAAAGCAAGTCCTGGTTTacaccagcagcagtgctctggTGGTAGCTGGTGTTGTGCTCTCCGGGACGCTCCTTGCCTTACTCGCCAAACGGCTCAGCGACAGAG aggagaagaagaagctCCTGAACCCCACCAG CGACCTCGGATCACCAGGTGTCTTCACCAACGTAGCCTACGACTCCAACTTGTGA
- the SELP gene encoding P-selectin isoform X6 produces MGGRRGLGGRGPGLAPPGVPFCTSPGAWPSPARCGGLLQQGTAAGQRFAGRTGALGSRGVCYLGIAAITWGMVTQVEAWTYSYSDQGIYSWEQARNYCRTFFTDLVAIQNKEEIGYLNATLPFHKQYYWIGIRKQNSVWTWVGTNKALTKEAENWAKGEPNNRRSNQDCVEIYIKRQQEAGKWNDEPCNKRKTALCYKASCQASTCRPHGECVEVIKSYRCECHPGFEGDECGTAVQCPTLNPKGARMTCSHPFGDFRYNSTCDFVCPEGFERRGAGTLQCLASRQWSAETPTCAAVTCPELAAPRSGQVNCSHPHGASAFSSTCDFSCQEGFEVTGPERLWCTAGGAWSGAPPHCKAITCPVLRAPEHGEMNCSHLHENFSFSSTCAFSCQPGFELIGPESRECTAMGTWSEEPPQCKAITCPVLRAPEHGEMNCSHLHKNFSFSSTCAFSCQQGFELIGPESSECTAMGTWSGDTPQCKAITCPVLRAPEHGEMNCSHLHENFSFSCTCAFSCQPGFELIGPESRECTAMGTWSGDTPQCKAITCPVLRAPEHGEMNCSHLHENFSFSSTCAFSCQQGFELIGPESRECTAMGTWSGDTPQCKAITCPVLRAPEHGEMNCSHLHESFSFSSTCAFSCQPGFELTGPESSECTAMGTWSGDTPQCKAITCPVLRAPEHGEMNCSHLHGSFTFTSTCAFSCQPGFELIGPESRECTAMGTWSGDTPQCKAITCPMLRAPEHGKMNCSHLYGSFTFTSTCAFSCQPGFELKGSQSRVCMAMRTWTGDTPRCRAISCPVLEPPSRGRLNCSHPHGNFTYNSTCTFSCEDGFVQMGARLLRCQATGNWTSHSPVCKEDAAPFLKQVLVYTSSSALVVAGVVLSGTLLALLAKRLSDREEKKKLLNPTSDLGSPGVFTNVAYDSNL; encoded by the exons ATGGGGGGCCGGAGAGGTCTCGGTGGCCGTGGACCGGGGCTGGCCCCTCCGGGGGTGCCCTTCTGCACCTCCCCGGGGGCTTGGCCAAGCCCTGCTCGTTGCGGTGGGCTCCTGCAACAG GGCACCGCCGCGGGACAGCGCTTTGCTGGGAGGACGGGGGCTCTTGGCTCTCGTGGCGTCTGCTACCTGGGCATTGCTGCCATCACATGGG GCATGGTGACACAGGTGGAGGCCTGGACGTACAGCTACAGCGACCAAGGGATCTACTCATGGGAGCAGGCCAGGAACTACTGCCGgaccttcttcactgacctggTGGCCATCCAGAACAAGGAGGAGATCGGGTACCTGAACGCCACCCTGCCCTTCCACAAGCAGTACTACTGGATCGGCATCCGCAAGCAGAACAGCGTCTGGACCTGGGTGGGCACCAACAAGGCGCTGACAAAGGAGGCGGAGAACTGGGCGAAGGGGGAGCCCAACAACCGCCGCTCCAACCAGGACTGCGTGGAGATCTACATCAAGCGGCAGCAGGAGGCGGGCAAGTGGAACGACGAGCCCTGCAACAAGAGGAAGACGGCGCTGTGCTACAAAG cctcctgccaggCCTCCACCTGCCGCCCGCACGGCGAGTGCGTGGAGGTCATCAAGAGTTACAGGTGCGAGTGCCACCCCGGCTTCGAAGGGGACGAATGCGGTACCG CTGTGCAGTGCCCCACGCTCAACCCCAAAGGAGCACGCATGACCTGCAGCCATCCCTTCGGAGACTTCCGCTACAACTCCACCTGCGACTTCGTGTGCCCAGAGGGGTTTGAGCGGCGAGGTGCGGGCACGCTGCAGTGCCTGGCTTCACGGCAGTGGTCAGCGGAGACCCCCACGTGTGCAG CCGTCACCTGCCCCGAGCTGGCGGCTCCCAGAAGCGGCCAGGTCAATTGCTCCCACCCACATGGAGCCTCCGCCTTCAGCTCCACGTGTGACTTCTCCTGCCAGGAGGGCTTCGAGGTGACGGGACCGGAGAGACTGTGGTGCACGGCTGGGGGGGCCTGGTCGGGGGCACCCCCACACTGCAAAG CCATCACCTGCCCGGTGCTCAGGGCTCCAGAGCATGGAGAGATGAACTGCTCCCATCTTCATGAGAACTTCAGCTTCAGTTCCACGTGTGCCTTCTCCTGCCAGCCAGGGTTTGAGCTCATAGGGCCAGAAAGCCGTGAGTGCACAGCCATGGGGACCTGGTCCGAGGAACCTCCACAATGCAAAG CCATCACCTGCCCGGTGCTCAGGGCTCCAGAGCACGGAGAGATGAACTGCTCCCACCTTCACAAGAACTTCAGCTTCAGTTCCACGTGTGCCTTCTCCTGCCAGCAGGGGTTTGAGCTTATAGGGCCAGAAAGCAGTGAATGCACAGCCATGGGGACCTGGTCTGGGGACACCCCACAGTGTAAAG CCATCACCTGCCCAGTGCTCAGGGCTCCAGAGCACGGAGAGATGAACTGCTCCCACCTTCATGAGAACTTCAGCTTCAGTTGCACGTGTGCCTTCTCCTGCCAGCCAGGGTTTGAGCTTATAGGGCCAGAGAGCCGTGAATGCACAGCCATGGGGACCTGGTCTGGGGACACCCCACAATGCAAAG CCATCACCTGCCCAGTGCTCAGGGCTCCAGAGCATGGAGAGATGAACTGCTCCCACCTTCATGAGAACTTCAGCTTCAGTTCCACGTGTGCCTTCTCCTGCCAGCAAGGGTTTGAGCTCATAGGGCCAGAAAGCCGTGAGTGCACAGCCATGGGGACCTGGTCTGGGGACACCCCACAATGCAAAG CCATCACCTGCCCGGTGCTCAGGGCTCCAGAGCACGGAGAGATGAACTGCTCCCACCTTCATGAGAGCTTCAGCTTCAGTTCCACGTGTGCCTTCTCCTGCCAGCCAGGGTTTGAGCTCACAGGGCCAGAAAGCAGTGAATGCACAGCCATGGGGACCTGGTCTGGGGACACCCCACAGTGTAAAG CCATCACCTGCCCGGTGCTCAGGGCTCCAGAGCACGGAGAGATGAACTGCTCCCACCTTCATGGGAGCTTCACCTTCACCTCCACGTGTGCCTTCTCCTGCCAGCCAGGGTTTGAGCTTATAGGGCCAGAGAGCCGTGAGTGCACAGCCATGGGGACCTGGTCCGGAGACACCCCACAGTGTAAAG CCATCACCTGCCCAATGCTCAGGGCTCCAGAGCATGGAAAGATGAACTGCTCCCATCTCTATGGGAGCTTCACCTTCACCTCCACGTGTGCCTTCTCCTGCCAGCCAGGGTTTGAGCTGAAAGGGTCGCAGAGCCGTGTGTGCATGGCCATGAGAACCTGGACTGGGGACACCCCACGATGCAGAG CCATCAGCTGCCCAGTGCTGGAGCCCCCGAGCCGAGGCCGCCTGAACTGCTCTCACCCTCACGGCAACTTCACGTACAACTCCACCTGCACCTTTTCCTGCGAGGATGGATTTGTCCAGATGGGAGCACGGCTGCTCAGGTGTCAGGCCACGGGGAACTGGACCAGCCATTCCCCTGTCTGCAAAG AGGATGCTGCACCCTTCTTAAAGCAAGTCCTGGTTTacaccagcagcagtgctctggTGGTAGCTGGTGTTGTGCTCTCCGGGACGCTCCTTGCCTTACTCGCCAAACGGCTCAGCGACAGAG aggagaagaagaagctCCTGAACCCCACCAG CGACCTCGGATCACCAGGTGTCTTCACCAACGTAGCCTACGACTCCAACTTGTGA